In a single window of the Amycolatopsis sp. cg5 genome:
- a CDS encoding glycosyltransferase family 4 protein encodes MHIVQLANFYGPRSGGLKTALHHLGAGYVASGHQVTLVVPGRRYADELLSSGVRRFSLPALQIPGTGGYRAVDPHRVRAILRRLEPDRLEVSDRLTLRGMGVWARDHGVPSVVISHERLDRLLEQFLLPEQLARRVADAANRRMAGSYDTVVCTTSFARAEFDRIAAPNVQRVPLGVDLATFTPARRDGSWRHELAGTADALLVHCGRLSPEKHVERSVDTVAELTEAGANVRLVVAGDGPRRRALERRARGLPVTFLGFLDGRNEVARLLASADVSLAPGPHETFGLAALEALASGTPVVVSASSALREIVRPECGAAVDDHAPAFADAVTGLLDSPEDSRRKAARARAEQFAWPVAVRGMLAALG; translated from the coding sequence GTGCACATCGTCCAGCTCGCCAACTTCTACGGACCGCGGTCCGGCGGGCTGAAGACGGCACTGCACCACCTCGGCGCCGGATATGTCGCGAGTGGACACCAGGTGACGCTGGTCGTGCCTGGCCGCCGGTACGCCGACGAGCTGCTGTCGAGCGGGGTGCGCCGGTTTTCCTTGCCCGCCTTGCAGATTCCAGGAACCGGCGGGTACCGGGCCGTCGATCCACATCGGGTGCGGGCCATCCTGCGCAGGCTCGAACCGGACCGTCTCGAGGTTTCGGATCGGCTGACCCTGCGCGGAATGGGCGTCTGGGCCCGCGACCACGGGGTGCCCAGCGTGGTCATCTCGCACGAGCGCCTGGACCGGCTGCTCGAACAGTTCCTGCTGCCGGAGCAGCTGGCCCGCCGGGTCGCCGACGCCGCGAACCGGCGGATGGCAGGCAGCTACGACACGGTCGTCTGCACGACTTCCTTCGCCAGAGCCGAATTCGATCGGATCGCCGCGCCGAACGTCCAGCGCGTGCCGCTCGGCGTCGACCTCGCGACCTTCACACCCGCCAGGCGAGATGGCTCGTGGCGCCACGAGCTCGCGGGCACCGCCGACGCCCTTTTAGTCCATTGTGGACGGCTCTCGCCCGAGAAGCACGTGGAACGCAGCGTGGACACGGTCGCCGAGCTGACCGAGGCCGGTGCCAACGTGCGACTGGTCGTCGCGGGAGATGGGCCGCGAAGACGCGCGCTGGAACGCCGGGCGCGAGGCCTGCCCGTGACGTTCCTCGGGTTCCTCGACGGCCGCAACGAGGTTGCCCGATTGCTTGCCAGCGCGGATGTTTCGCTGGCGCCGGGTCCTCATGAGACCTTCGGGCTCGCCGCGCTCGAAGCGCTCGCTTCCGGGACGCCGGTGGTCGTTTCGGCGTCCTCCGCGCTGCGGGAGATCGTCCGGCCGGAATGCGGGGCCGCCGTCGACGACCACGCGCCCGCCTTCGCCGACGCGGTCACCGGGTTGCTCGACAGTCCCGAGGACTCGCGCCGCAAGGCGGCCAGGGCACGGGCCGAGCAGTTCGCCTGGCCGGTCGCCGTGCGCGGGATGCTCGCCGCGCTCGGCTGA
- a CDS encoding DUF3592 domain-containing protein, producing the protein MTAKGERARRIGWRATLGVASLLTLMCLALLFAAIRNDNAIEGQVGQADATVESVAFDRTIIRYSTPDGIVHSPANGVLYPSGLAAGALVRIEYDASDPELTRVAGRTFTTTLVPLGITILITWLIATPVLWWIRRQNNRQVTAAQPSPATS; encoded by the coding sequence GTGACTGCGAAAGGCGAGCGGGCTAGGCGCATCGGGTGGCGTGCCACCCTCGGTGTCGCCTCGCTGCTCACCCTGATGTGCCTGGCACTGCTGTTCGCCGCGATCCGCAACGACAACGCCATCGAAGGCCAGGTCGGCCAGGCCGACGCGACCGTCGAGTCCGTCGCCTTCGACCGCACGATCATCCGCTACTCGACGCCCGACGGCATCGTCCACAGCCCGGCCAACGGCGTGCTCTACCCGAGCGGCCTCGCCGCGGGCGCCCTCGTCCGCATCGAGTACGACGCGAGCGACCCCGAACTCACCCGGGTCGCGGGCCGCACGTTCACCACGACACTGGTGCCGCTCGGCATCACGATCTTGATCACCTGGCTGATCGCGACCCCGGTGCTCTGGTGGATCCGCCGCCAGAACAACCGCCAGGTCACAGCAGCGCAGCCGTCTCCTGCCACCAGCTGA
- a CDS encoding NADH-quinone oxidoreductase subunit C codes for MPETPEVGGEQSSADRPEGGLEPTGARPAEPVVTGKERFGMFGVSGTGDTSGYGGVRLPAYAPAPAERPYGGWFDEFADEFYAALADNKIPAEAIQQTTVDRGEITFYVAREHLVAICRTLRDDGGLRFELCSSVSGVDYGVDIPQRLHSVYHLTSMTYRRRIRLEVTMDVEDPHVPSIVEVYPTADWQERETWDMFGIVYDGHPALTRILMPDDWDGHPQRKDYPLGGIPVEYKGAEIPPPDQRRSYS; via the coding sequence GTGCCTGAAACCCCTGAAGTCGGCGGGGAGCAGTCCAGCGCCGACCGTCCCGAAGGCGGCCTCGAGCCGACCGGCGCCCGCCCGGCCGAGCCGGTCGTCACCGGTAAAGAACGCTTCGGCATGTTCGGCGTCTCCGGCACCGGTGACACCTCCGGCTACGGCGGCGTCCGGCTCCCGGCGTACGCGCCCGCTCCGGCCGAGCGCCCGTACGGCGGCTGGTTCGACGAGTTCGCCGACGAGTTCTACGCGGCGCTGGCGGACAACAAGATCCCGGCCGAGGCCATCCAGCAGACCACGGTCGACCGCGGCGAGATCACCTTCTACGTCGCCCGCGAGCACCTGGTCGCGATCTGCCGCACGCTGCGCGACGACGGCGGCCTGCGCTTCGAGCTGTGCAGCTCGGTCTCCGGGGTCGACTACGGCGTCGACATCCCGCAGCGCCTGCACTCGGTGTACCACCTGACGTCGATGACCTACCGCCGTCGCATCCGGCTCGAGGTCACGATGGACGTCGAGGACCCGCACGTGCCGTCGATCGTCGAGGTCTACCCGACGGCCGACTGGCAGGAACGCGAGACCTGGGACATGTTCGGCATCGTCTACGACGGTCACCCGGCGCTGACCCGCATCCTCATGCCGGACGACTGGGACGGTCACCCCCAGCGCAAGGACTACCCGCTCGGCGGGATCCCGGTCGAATACAAGGGCGCGGAGATCCCGCCGCCGGACCAGCGGAGGTCGTACTCGTGA
- a CDS encoding DUF3592 domain-containing protein yields the protein MELGEFTGNGPRPRGRRGLWITVGVVAALVFVVFVAGTTWSLLAPSYVLDDGELAADFGVLAVSVSIWVLSVRRLRVAKHPDDVAIDRWQPASKTRVVDGSGHDLDAHTRRLRLIGLRAYGLMVLWFGVFVGGIVGLSVLDSAAETLLANGTRVPGQVVGVHNPTKGSPSIDVSYYVGQVWHCAEIDRDTDLTYYQSQTVTVIYEPADPDHVRTLEEKNTSGVLTGFCVVPMLLALIFMPCSVFAGVAWRRRYRAVLKTGWRSARVTVVPDYPIRKNRNSPDLHVSYDDGTNARLRAVLSTHGSTKLRHEPDRKAWVGGTGRTMVVLFERGRWRNVPYAVPAKALGLTDHRFLG from the coding sequence ATGGAACTGGGGGAATTCACCGGCAACGGTCCGCGTCCGAGAGGTCGACGCGGGCTGTGGATCACCGTCGGGGTAGTGGCCGCGTTGGTGTTCGTGGTGTTCGTCGCCGGTACGACGTGGTCGCTGCTGGCGCCCAGCTATGTGCTCGACGACGGCGAACTGGCGGCGGACTTCGGCGTGCTCGCTGTGTCCGTGTCGATCTGGGTGCTGAGCGTCAGGCGACTGCGGGTGGCGAAGCATCCGGACGACGTGGCGATCGACCGATGGCAGCCTGCGTCGAAGACGCGAGTCGTCGACGGCAGCGGGCACGATCTCGACGCCCATACCCGCCGCCTGCGGCTCATCGGCCTGCGTGCCTATGGCCTCATGGTGCTGTGGTTCGGCGTTTTCGTCGGTGGCATCGTCGGGTTGTCGGTCCTCGACTCGGCCGCGGAAACCTTGCTGGCCAACGGAACCCGTGTGCCCGGCCAGGTGGTGGGCGTGCACAACCCCACCAAGGGCTCACCGTCGATCGATGTGTCGTACTACGTCGGGCAGGTGTGGCACTGCGCCGAGATCGACCGGGACACCGACCTGACGTACTACCAGTCCCAGACCGTCACCGTGATCTACGAACCGGCCGATCCCGACCACGTACGGACCCTCGAAGAGAAGAACACCAGCGGCGTTCTCACCGGATTCTGCGTGGTGCCGATGCTGCTCGCACTGATCTTCATGCCCTGCAGCGTGTTCGCCGGGGTCGCCTGGCGACGGAGGTACCGGGCGGTGCTGAAGACCGGCTGGCGGTCGGCCAGGGTGACGGTGGTGCCCGACTACCCGATCCGCAAGAACCGGAACTCGCCTGACCTGCACGTGAGCTACGACGACGGGACGAACGCCAGGCTGCGTGCGGTCCTCTCGACACACGGGTCCACCAAGCTGAGGCATGAACCAGACCGGAAGGCCTGGGTCGGCGGCACCGGACGGACCATGGTCGTGCTCTTCGAGCGCGGCCGGTGGCGGAACGTGCCGTACGCGGTGCCCGCCAAGGCTCTCGGCCTGACCGATCACCGGTTCCTCGGCTGA
- a CDS encoding geranylgeranyl reductase family protein codes for MSKRNPDHDAEVIVVGAGPAGSTAATYLARAGVDVLLLEKTSFPREKVCGDGLTPRGVKQLIDLGIDTSQDAGWVHSRGLRILTGDQTLEFDWPDLTSYPPYGVSRTRQDFDDLLAKTAVKAGARLYEKTTVTSAITDHTGRVVGVEAKVGPEKTPVSYRAPLVLACDGVSARLALSVGIEKNDKRPMGVAVRRYYKSPRHDDPFIEGHLELWDKSDPRNPKLLPGYGWAFPLGDGTVNVGLGMLSTSASFRSTDYRALLRQWLDGTPEEWGYREENAIGKVGGAGLPMGFNRTPHYRNGLLLLGDAGGMVSPFNGEGISAAMESAQLASECVVQALARREGPSRERALEGYPLAVAELMGGYYRLGNVFAKLIGKPKVMRAATKYGLRINSILPLVYKGLSGCYDAKGGDGVDRLIAALARVTPSPR; via the coding sequence ATGAGCAAGCGGAACCCCGACCACGACGCCGAAGTCATCGTCGTCGGCGCAGGCCCGGCCGGTTCGACCGCCGCGACGTACCTCGCGCGCGCCGGGGTGGACGTCTTGCTACTGGAGAAGACCAGCTTCCCGCGCGAGAAGGTCTGCGGCGACGGCCTCACCCCGCGTGGCGTGAAGCAGCTCATCGACCTCGGCATCGACACCAGCCAGGACGCGGGCTGGGTGCACAGCCGCGGCCTGCGGATCCTCACCGGTGACCAGACGCTCGAGTTCGACTGGCCGGACCTGACCAGCTACCCGCCGTACGGGGTTTCCCGCACCCGCCAGGACTTCGACGACCTGCTCGCGAAGACCGCGGTCAAGGCGGGCGCGCGGCTGTACGAGAAGACCACCGTCACCAGCGCGATCACCGACCACACCGGCCGGGTCGTCGGTGTCGAGGCGAAGGTCGGCCCCGAGAAGACGCCGGTCAGCTACCGGGCGCCGCTGGTGCTCGCCTGCGACGGCGTGTCCGCGCGGCTCGCGCTGTCCGTCGGCATCGAGAAGAACGACAAGCGCCCCATGGGTGTCGCGGTGCGCCGGTACTACAAGAGCCCGCGCCACGACGACCCGTTCATCGAGGGGCACCTCGAACTGTGGGACAAGTCCGACCCGCGCAACCCCAAGCTGCTGCCGGGCTACGGCTGGGCGTTCCCGCTCGGCGACGGCACCGTGAACGTCGGGCTCGGCATGCTGTCGACCTCGGCTTCGTTCCGCAGCACCGACTACCGCGCGCTGCTGCGGCAGTGGCTCGACGGGACCCCGGAGGAATGGGGCTACCGCGAGGAGAACGCGATCGGCAAGGTCGGCGGCGCCGGGCTGCCGATGGGCTTCAACCGCACTCCGCACTACCGGAACGGCCTGCTGCTGCTCGGCGACGCCGGCGGCATGGTCAGCCCGTTCAACGGCGAGGGCATCTCGGCGGCGATGGAGTCGGCGCAGCTGGCTTCGGAGTGCGTCGTGCAGGCGCTCGCCCGGCGCGAAGGCCCGTCGCGTGAACGTGCACTTGAGGGTTACCCCTTAGCTGTCGCGGAGCTGATGGGCGGCTACTACCGGCTCGGGAACGTCTTCGCGAAGCTGATCGGCAAGCCGAAGGTGATGCGGGCCGCGACCAAGTACGGGCTGCGGATCAACAGCATCCTTCCCCTGGTCTACAAGGGGCTTTCCGGTTGCTACGACGCCAAGGGCGGAGACGGTGTCGACCGGCTCATCGCCGCGCTCGCCAGGGTGACTCCCTCGCCTCGCTGA
- a CDS encoding M1 family metallopeptidase, giving the protein MRNRTRAGWGAVAGGIAVALFASAAGAAPGPGAPGVGDPYYPGAGNGGYDVAHYDIRLTYQPSTDLLNGTTTIIATTTQELSSFNLDFGLKVKSVRVNNVPAQFTNDTADGELIVKPAKPLAKGLPITVAVAYADTPSKVVIDGIANGWKKTPTGALAVDEPQSAAWWYPSNDHPTDKATFDVSVEVPNDVVALSNGSLVRTERNRAGWTRWYWRSTQPQATYLTSLEVGKYDVNLQTTPDGKPFITAYGNDLGDSLDAAKASVERTPEINEFLASKFGPYPFEAQGGVVTSGINFSLENQTRPVYGARNFAKGANTSLIAHENAHQWFGDSVALGKWSDIWLNEGFASYAQFLWSEEQGEGTADELAQFTYDSSPADAPFWTVLPANPGADKQFDDAVYDRGALALHALRKAVGDDSFFRILQTWSSVKKGKTAVIPEFIALAEKVSGKPLYDLFQTWLYTPAKPAVGPNGPSAAFAARAAVSEPKSYRQIQETHRLLAEGHQH; this is encoded by the coding sequence ATGCGGAACAGAACTCGTGCCGGGTGGGGTGCGGTGGCCGGTGGTATCGCGGTCGCCCTCTTCGCGTCGGCGGCCGGTGCGGCGCCAGGACCTGGTGCGCCGGGCGTCGGAGATCCCTACTATCCGGGCGCGGGCAATGGTGGCTATGACGTAGCGCATTACGACATCCGGCTCACTTATCAACCGTCGACCGACCTGCTCAACGGCACCACGACGATTATCGCGACGACCACGCAGGAATTGTCCAGTTTCAACCTCGATTTCGGACTCAAGGTCAAATCAGTCCGGGTGAACAATGTGCCTGCGCAGTTCACGAATGACACTGCCGACGGCGAACTGATCGTCAAGCCCGCGAAACCGCTTGCCAAGGGACTGCCCATCACGGTCGCCGTCGCCTACGCCGACACCCCGTCCAAGGTGGTCATCGACGGCATCGCCAACGGCTGGAAGAAGACGCCGACCGGCGCGCTCGCCGTCGACGAGCCGCAGAGCGCCGCCTGGTGGTACCCGTCGAACGACCACCCGACCGACAAGGCGACCTTCGACGTCTCGGTCGAGGTCCCGAACGACGTCGTGGCGCTGTCGAACGGCTCGCTCGTGCGCACCGAGCGCAACCGCGCGGGCTGGACCCGCTGGTACTGGCGCAGCACCCAGCCGCAGGCGACGTACCTGACCTCGCTCGAGGTCGGCAAGTACGACGTCAACCTGCAGACCACACCGGACGGCAAGCCGTTCATCACCGCATACGGCAACGACCTCGGCGACTCGCTCGACGCCGCCAAGGCCAGCGTGGAGCGCACCCCCGAGATCAACGAGTTCCTGGCCAGCAAGTTCGGGCCGTACCCGTTCGAAGCGCAGGGCGGGGTCGTGACCAGCGGGATCAACTTCTCGCTCGAGAACCAGACCCGCCCGGTCTACGGCGCGCGCAACTTCGCCAAGGGCGCGAACACCTCGCTCATCGCGCACGAGAACGCACACCAGTGGTTCGGTGACTCGGTCGCGCTCGGCAAGTGGAGTGACATCTGGCTGAACGAGGGCTTCGCCTCCTACGCCCAGTTCCTGTGGTCGGAGGAGCAGGGCGAAGGCACGGCCGACGAGCTGGCGCAGTTCACCTACGACTCGTCACCGGCCGACGCTCCGTTCTGGACGGTCCTGCCCGCCAACCCGGGCGCGGACAAGCAGTTCGACGACGCCGTCTACGACCGCGGCGCCCTCGCGCTGCACGCGCTGCGCAAGGCCGTCGGCGACGACTCCTTCTTCAGGATCCTCCAGACCTGGTCGAGCGTGAAGAAGGGCAAGACCGCGGTCATCCCGGAGTTCATCGCGCTGGCGGAGAAGGTGTCCGGCAAGCCGTTGTACGACCTGTTCCAGACCTGGCTGTACACCCCGGCCAAGCCCGCCGTCGGCCCGAACGGCCCGTCCGCGGCGTTCGCGGCCAGGGCCGCCGTGAGTGAGCCGAAGTCGTACCGGCAGATCCAGGAAACCCACCGCCTGCTGGCCGAGGGCCACCAGCACTGA
- a CDS encoding demethylmenaquinone methyltransferase, with protein sequence MSRASLDKDPHEVAAMFDDVASGYDRANSFMTFGFDRRWRNTTARVLDAKRGEKVLDLAAGTGVSTVEYTRNGAWCLAADFSFGMLKAGKHRKVPMVAADALNLPFASGSFDVATITLGIRNFVDTKAALAEIARVVRPGGRLVICEVSTPTFAPLRFVYRKFMLRAMTWVGRRFSSNPEAYAYLAESMLEWPAQRQFAEIIESAGWSDVEWMNLTFGVVAVHRAKKPDVDSES encoded by the coding sequence ATGTCACGAGCGAGTCTGGACAAGGATCCGCACGAAGTCGCCGCCATGTTCGACGACGTCGCGTCCGGTTACGACCGGGCGAACTCGTTCATGACCTTCGGGTTCGACCGTCGCTGGCGCAACACCACCGCGCGCGTGCTCGACGCCAAGCGCGGTGAGAAGGTGCTGGACCTGGCCGCGGGCACCGGCGTGTCGACCGTCGAGTACACCCGCAACGGGGCGTGGTGCCTCGCGGCGGACTTCTCGTTCGGGATGCTCAAGGCGGGCAAGCACCGCAAGGTCCCGATGGTGGCCGCCGACGCGCTGAACCTCCCGTTCGCGAGCGGCAGCTTCGACGTCGCGACCATCACGCTCGGGATCCGCAACTTCGTCGACACCAAGGCCGCGCTCGCCGAGATCGCGCGCGTGGTCCGGCCGGGCGGCCGGCTGGTGATCTGCGAAGTGTCGACGCCCACATTCGCGCCGCTGCGGTTCGTCTACCGCAAGTTCATGCTGCGCGCGATGACCTGGGTCGGGCGCCGCTTCTCCAGCAACCCCGAGGCGTACGCCTACCTGGCCGAATCGATGCTGGAATGGCCGGCGCAGCGCCAGTTCGCGGAGATCATCGAGTCCGCGGGCTGGTCCGATGTGGAGTGGATGAATCTCACTTTCGGCGTCGTAGCCGTCCACCGCGCCAAGAAGCCCGACGTAGACTCCGAATCATGA
- a CDS encoding inositol monophosphatase: MTLLSSRPPQPVEPGLLSRALEVAGRLANDATDVITATAGRGAHPDTKDSPFDWVTDTDRILERHTRRVLAAEFPGIPVVGEEFGADHGADVADYRWVVDPVDGTANYVAGVPWCAYSLALIDASGPVVGVVADPYRGQIYAAARGRGARANGKPIKLMDRPSPAGAIVCTELTRTGPWPGMGEFIERAAAAHVGVRVLGSAALSIAQVALGHATAAVLHSYSEWDVAGSVALAIEAGAVVLDRHGEDTALPADGVLVAAPSVADEVLSWWQETAALL; this comes from the coding sequence ATGACCCTCTTGTCCTCCAGGCCCCCGCAGCCCGTCGAACCTGGGCTGCTGTCGAGGGCGCTCGAGGTCGCCGGACGACTGGCCAACGACGCCACCGATGTCATCACGGCGACCGCCGGGCGCGGCGCGCACCCCGACACCAAGGACTCACCGTTCGACTGGGTCACCGATACCGATCGCATTCTCGAACGGCATACGCGGCGGGTGCTGGCCGCCGAATTTCCCGGGATTCCGGTGGTCGGTGAGGAGTTCGGGGCCGATCATGGCGCCGATGTCGCCGACTACCGGTGGGTGGTCGATCCGGTCGACGGGACCGCGAACTACGTGGCCGGGGTTCCGTGGTGCGCTTACAGCCTCGCGTTGATCGATGCTTCGGGGCCGGTGGTCGGGGTGGTGGCCGATCCTTACCGCGGGCAGATCTACGCGGCGGCGCGTGGGCGTGGGGCGCGTGCGAACGGGAAGCCGATCAAGCTGATGGATCGGCCGAGTCCGGCCGGCGCGATCGTGTGCACCGAGCTGACCAGGACCGGGCCGTGGCCGGGGATGGGCGAGTTCATCGAGCGGGCGGCCGCCGCTCATGTCGGGGTGCGGGTGCTGGGGTCGGCCGCGCTGTCGATCGCGCAGGTGGCGCTGGGGCATGCGACCGCCGCCGTGCTGCACAGCTACAGCGAGTGGGATGTCGCCGGTTCGGTCGCGCTGGCGATCGAGGCCGGGGCCGTGGTGCTGGACCGGCATGGCGAGGACACCGCGTTGCCCGCGGACGGGGTGCTGGTGGCCGCGCCGAGTGTGGCCGACGAGGTGCTCAGCTGGTGGCAGGAGACGGCTGCGCTGCTGTGA
- a CDS encoding glycosyltransferase family 4 protein, producing MTNSVLRVVEHLRERAHDVLIIAPGPGPTEYRGAPVVRIPALDFPGVHSLPVGVPTRTVLTAMAGFRPDVVHLASPFVVGARGLAAARRLRVPSIAVYQTDIAGFAAAYGFGIAARAAWRWVRRLHSRADRTLAPSSDSVEQLRLHGVPRVHRWARGVDIDKFSPSHASAAFRRELAPNGELLVGFVGRLAPEKEVDRLTALAGLDGVRLVVVGDGPELQTLRERIPGAAFLGARYGDELSEAYASLDVFVHTGPHETFCQTIQEAMASGLPVLAPNAGGPKDLVLPGRTGFLLPADRHAFAGALVEKVNDLRDAALRERLGERARKVVLSRTWPAVCHELVGHYEAVTGRAAKAA from the coding sequence GTGACCAACTCTGTTCTGCGGGTGGTTGAGCACCTGCGCGAGCGGGCGCATGATGTGCTGATCATCGCGCCGGGGCCGGGGCCGACCGAGTATCGGGGCGCGCCGGTGGTGCGAATTCCGGCGCTGGACTTCCCCGGGGTGCATTCGCTGCCGGTCGGGGTGCCGACCAGGACCGTGCTGACCGCGATGGCCGGGTTCCGGCCCGACGTGGTGCACCTGGCCTCGCCGTTCGTGGTGGGGGCGCGGGGGCTGGCGGCCGCGCGGCGGCTGCGGGTGCCGTCGATCGCGGTCTACCAGACGGACATCGCCGGGTTCGCGGCCGCTTACGGGTTCGGGATCGCGGCGCGGGCGGCTTGGCGGTGGGTGCGCAGGCTGCACAGCCGGGCCGATCGGACGCTGGCGCCGTCGAGTGACTCGGTGGAACAGCTCAGGTTGCACGGAGTGCCGCGAGTGCACCGGTGGGCGCGGGGCGTCGACATCGACAAGTTCTCGCCCTCGCACGCTTCGGCGGCGTTCCGGCGGGAGCTGGCCCCCAACGGCGAGTTGCTGGTCGGGTTCGTCGGGCGGCTCGCGCCTGAGAAAGAGGTCGACCGGCTGACCGCGCTGGCGGGGCTGGACGGGGTCCGGCTGGTCGTGGTCGGTGACGGGCCGGAGCTGCAGACGTTGCGGGAGCGGATCCCCGGCGCCGCCTTCCTCGGTGCCAGGTATGGGGATGAGCTCTCGGAGGCGTACGCCAGCCTGGACGTCTTCGTGCACACCGGTCCACATGAGACGTTCTGCCAGACGATCCAGGAGGCCATGGCCTCCGGACTGCCCGTGCTGGCGCCGAACGCGGGAGGTCCCAAGGATCTCGTGCTGCCCGGCCGCACCGGGTTCCTGTTGCCCGCCGACCGTCACGCCTTCGCCGGCGCGCTGGTCGAGAAGGTGAACGACCTCAGGGACGCGGCGTTGCGGGAGCGGCTCGGCGAGCGGGCGCGCAAGGTCGTGCTTTCCCGTACCTGGCCCGCCGTTTGCCACGAACTCGTCGGCCACTACGAAGCGGTGACTGGGCGTGCGGCCAAGGCGGCCTAG
- a CDS encoding NADH-quinone oxidoreductase subunit B family protein has product MGLEEKLPNGILLASLEGLVNWARKNSLWPATFGLACCAIEMMTVGGSRYDIARFGMERFSATPRQADLMIVAGRVTQKMAPVLRQIYDQMAEPRWVLAMGVCASSGGMFNNYAVVQGVDHIVPVDMYLPGCPPRPEMLLDAILKLHAKIQDEPINARRAALREASGARTELIASSIKYAKK; this is encoded by the coding sequence ATGGGTCTGGAAGAGAAACTCCCCAACGGAATCCTGCTGGCCAGCCTGGAAGGGCTGGTCAACTGGGCGCGCAAGAACTCGCTGTGGCCCGCGACCTTCGGCCTCGCCTGCTGCGCGATCGAGATGATGACGGTCGGTGGCTCGCGCTACGACATCGCCCGCTTCGGCATGGAGCGCTTCAGCGCGACGCCGCGCCAGGCGGACCTGATGATCGTCGCCGGTCGCGTGACCCAGAAGATGGCTCCCGTCCTGCGTCAGATCTACGACCAGATGGCCGAGCCGCGCTGGGTGCTCGCGATGGGTGTCTGCGCCTCGTCCGGCGGGATGTTCAACAACTACGCCGTGGTGCAGGGCGTCGACCACATCGTGCCGGTCGACATGTACCTCCCCGGCTGCCCGCCGCGCCCGGAAATGCTGCTCGACGCGATCCTCAAGCTGCACGCCAAGATCCAGGACGAGCCGATCAACGCCCGCCGGGCCGCGCTCCGCGAGGCCAGTGGCGCGCGCACCGAGCTGATCGCCTCGTCCATCAAGTACGCGAAGAAGTGA
- a CDS encoding NADH-quinone oxidoreductase subunit A: MLAATEQVAQAQTPGLKMYLPLVFLFVMALGFAVLSVLLGPLVGPSRYNKAKLSAYECGIEPSPQPIAGGGRMPVAYYITAMLFILFDIEMVFLYPFAVSADALGMFGLVEIVLFIVTVGFAYAYVWRRGGLDWN; encoded by the coding sequence ATGTTGGCCGCCACCGAACAGGTGGCACAGGCGCAGACGCCTGGCCTGAAGATGTACCTCCCGTTGGTCTTCCTCTTCGTGATGGCACTCGGCTTCGCCGTGCTGTCGGTGCTCCTGGGCCCGCTGGTCGGCCCGAGCCGCTACAACAAGGCCAAACTCTCGGCCTACGAATGCGGGATCGAACCCTCGCCGCAGCCCATCGCGGGTGGCGGCCGGATGCCCGTCGCGTACTACATCACCGCGATGCTGTTCATCCTGTTCGACATCGAAATGGTCTTCCTCTACCCGTTCGCGGTGAGCGCGGACGCTCTCGGCATGTTCGGCCTGGTGGAGATCGTGCTGTTCATCGTGACCGTCGGGTTCGCGTACGCCTATGTGTGGCGGCGCGGCGGGCTGGATTGGAACTAG